The Bos indicus x Bos taurus breed Angus x Brahman F1 hybrid chromosome 11, Bos_hybrid_MaternalHap_v2.0, whole genome shotgun sequence genome includes a region encoding these proteins:
- the FKBP1B gene encoding peptidyl-prolyl cis-trans isomerase FKBP1B isoform X1, whose protein sequence is MLQNGKKFDSSRDRNKPFKFRIGKQEVIKGFEEGAAQMSLGQRAKLTCTPDVAYGATGHPGVIPPNATLIFDVELLNLE, encoded by the exons ATGCTTCAAAATGGCAAGAAATTCGATTCATCCAGAGACAGAAACAAGCCTTTCAAGTTCAGAATTGGCAAACAGGAAGTCATCAAGGGTTTTGAAGAGGGCGCAGCCCAG ATGAGCTTGGGGCAGAGGGCGAAGCTGACCTGCACTCCCGATGTGGCATATGGAGCCACAGGCCACCCCGGTGTCATCCCTCCCAATGCCACCCTCATCTTTGACGTGGAGCTGCTCAACCTagagtga
- the PFN4 gene encoding profilin-4 has protein sequence MSHLQNLLLDTLLGTKHVDSAALIKLQERSLCVASPGFSVMPSDVRTLVNGFAKNPLKTRREGLYFKEKDYKCVRADDYSLYAKNENTGVIVVKTHLYLLVATYSEGMYPSVCVEATEKLGDYLRRKGN, from the exons ATGAGCCATTTGCAGAACTTACTGTTAGATACACTCCTGGGAACAAAGCATGTGGACAGTGCAGCCCTCATCAAACTCCAGGAGCGGAGCCTATGTGTAGCATCACCAGGATTTAGt GTAATGCCCAGTGATGTCCGAACACTTGTAAATGGGTTTGCCAAGAACCCTTTGAAAACCAGAAGAGAAGGACTGTATTTCAAGGAGAAGGACTACAAATGTGTCCGGGCAGATGACTATTCTCTTTATGCCAAGAAT GAAAACACTGGTGTGATTGTTGTGAAGACCCATCTGTATCTTCTGGTGGCAACTTACTCTGAAGGCATGTATCCTAGTGTCTGTGTGGAAGCCACAGAGAAGTTGG gaGACTATctaagaagaaaagggaattaA
- the TP53I3 gene encoding quinone oxidoreductase PIG3 — translation MSSETMIAVHFDKPGGPENLYLKEVAKPSPGEGEVLLKVAASALNRADLLQRQGQYAPPPGASNILGLEASGHVAELGAGCQGPWRVGDPAMVLLSGGGQAQYVTVPAELLMPIPAGLTMCQAAAIPEAWLTAFQLLHLVGNVQAGDSVLIHAGASGVGTAAIQLARMAGATPLVTAGSQEKLQIAEKLGAAAGFNYKEEDFSEATLKFTKGAGVNLILDCIGGSYWEKNVNCLALDGHWVLYGLLGGAVISGPLFSKLLFKRGSLITSLLRPRDKKYKQMLVKAFTEQILPHFSTEGPQRLLPVLDRVYPVAEIQEAHEYMETNKNVGKIVLELPQ, via the exons ATGTCCTCAGAGACCATGATAGCTGTGCACTTTGACAAGCCGGGAGGACCAGAAAATCTTTACTTGAAGGAAGTGGCCAAGCCCAGCCCAGGCGAGGGTGAAGTCCTCCTGAAGGTGGCAGCCAGCGCCCTGAACAGGGCGGACTTACTCCAG AGACAAGGCCAATATGCCCCACCTCCAGGAGCCAGCAACATTTTGGGACTTGAGGCATCTGGACATGTGGCAGAGCTCGGAGCTGGCTGCCAGGGACCCTGGAGGGTCGGGGACCCAGCCATGGTTCTGCTGTCTGGCGGGGGTCAGGCTCAGTATGTCACTGTCCCTGCAGAGCTCCTCATGCCCATCCCAGCAGGGCTGACCATGTGTCAGGCTGCAGCCATCCCAGAGGCCTGGCTCACTGCCTTCCAGCTATTACATCTTGTGG GAAATGTTCAGGCTGGAGACTCTGTGCTAATCCATGCAGGAGCAAGCGGTGTGGGCACAGCTGCCATCCAACTTGCCCGGATGGCTGGGGCTACTCCTCTGGTCACAGCTGGTTCCCAGGAGAAGCTTCAAATAGCAGAAAAGCTCGGAGCAGCTGCTGGATTCAATTACAAAGAAGAGGATTTTTCTGAAGCAACACTGAAATTCACTAAAG GTGCTGGAGTCAACCTCATTCTAGACTGCATAGGCGGCTCCTACTGGGAGAAAAATGTCAACTGCCTGGCTCTTGATGGTCATTGGGTTCTCTATGGTCTGCTGGGAGGAGCTGTCATCAGTGGGCCTCTGTTTTCAAAGCTACTTTTTAAAAGGGGAAGTCTGATCACCAGTCTTCTAAGACCTAGGGACAAAAAG TACAAGCAGATGCTGGTGAAGGCTTTCACAGAGCAAATTCTGCCCCACTTCTCCACAGAGGGCCCTCAACGCTTACTGCCGGTTCTGGACAGAGTCTACCCCGTGGCTGAAATTCAAGAAGCCCATGAGTACATGGAGACTAACAAGAACGTGGGCAAAATCGTCCTGGAGCTGCCCCAGTGA
- the SF3B6 gene encoding splicing factor 3B subunit 6, with amino-acid sequence MAMQAAKRANIRLPPEVNRILYIRNLPYKITAEEMYDIFGKYGPIRQIRVGNTPETRGTAYVVYEDIFDAKNACDHLSGFNVCNRYLVVLYYNANRAFQKMDTKKKEEQLKLLKEKYGINTDPPK; translated from the exons ATGGCGATGCAAGCGGCCAAGAGGGCGAAC ATTCGACTTCCACCAGAAGTAAATCGGATTTTGTATATAAGAAATTTGCCTTACAAAATCACAGCTGAAGAAATGTATGATATATTTGGGAAATATGGACCTATTCGTCAAATCAGAGT GGGGAACACACCTGAAACTAGAGGAACAGCTTATGTGGTCTATGAGGACATCTTTGATGCCAAGAATGCATGTGATCACCTGTCAGGATTCAATGTTTGTAACAGATACCTTGTGGTTTTGTACTATAATGCCAACAGG GCATTTCAGAAGATGGAcacaaagaagaaggaagaacagTTGAAGCTCCTTAAGGAGAAATATGGCATCAACACAGATCCACCAAAGTAA